The following coding sequences lie in one Rutidosis leptorrhynchoides isolate AG116_Rl617_1_P2 chromosome 6, CSIRO_AGI_Rlap_v1, whole genome shotgun sequence genomic window:
- the LOC139853117 gene encoding uncharacterized protein, giving the protein MGKKKRDEQLPNGGGSNSCHDSEKKNKKKKKKKKHHDIITDDNDASVSVDVSTNISRPTVTIALPGSIIDNTQSFELATRLAGQIARAATIFRIDEVVIFDNQEDDSHVIAASDNDENDSGSAFLIRILKYLETPQYLRKALFPKHNSLRFVGLLPPLDAPHHLRKHEWAPYREGVTLAQQAPSSVTTLVDVGLSKNVVIDQTLEPGTRVTVDMGTDRILDDHPHQVVTSSKPREEAGMYWGYKVRYAPNISSVLKCCPYKGGYDYLIGTSEHGRIVKSSELELPSFRHLLIAFGGLAGLEECIEEDKNFKGKDPREVFNAYLNICPHQGSRTIRTEEAVFISLQYFQEPIDRVLQKSNLIG; this is encoded by the exons ATGGGTAAAAAGAAGAGAGACGAACAACTGCCTAACGGCGGCGGCAGCAACAGTTGTCATGATagtgaaaagaaaaacaaaaagaagaagaagaagaagaaacaccaCGATATAATTACCGATGATAATGATGCTTCTGTTAGTGTTGATGTTAGTACTAATATTAGTCGTCCTACTGTAACCATCGCCCTTCCTGGCTCCATCATCGACAATACCCAGTCTTTCGAGCTCGCTACTCGG CTTGCTGGCCAAATTGCCCGTGCTGCCACTATATTCCGAATTGACGAG GTTGTGATATTCGATAACCAAGAAGATGATTCACATGTAATTGCTGCTTCTGATAATGATGAAAACGATAGTGGTAGTGCTTTCTTAATAAGGATCTTGAAGTATTTAGAGACACCACAATATCTGAGAAAGGCTCTATTCCCAAAACATAACAGCTTAAGATTTGTG GGTTTACTGCCACCTCTTGATGCCCCGCATCATCTTCGCAAGCATGAATGGGCTCCATATAGAGAAG GTGTCACACTAGCGCAACAAGCTCCAAGTTCTGTCACGACACTCGTGGATGTGGGGCTTAGTAAG AATGTGGTAATTGATCAAACACTTGAGCCTGGAACAAGAGTAACCGTAGACATGGGAACCGATCGGATACTGGATG ATCATCCTCACCAGGTGGTGACATCGTCCAAGCCTAGGGAAGAAGCAGGAATGTATTGGGGCTATAAAGTTCGTTATGCTCCGAATATCAGTTCAGTACTTAAATGCTGCCCGTATAAG GGTGGATATGATTATCTCATTGGTACCTCAGAGCATGGTCGTATTGTCAAGTCATCTGAGCTCGAGTTACCGTCTTTCAG ACACCTGTTAATTGCTTTTGGTGGGCTTGCTGGATTGGAAGAGTGCATTGAAGAAGACAAAAACTTCAAG GGAAAAGATCCAAGGGAGGTTTTCAATGCGTATCTGAACATATGCCCTCATCAAGGAAGCAGAACAATTCGAACAGAG GAAGCGGTCTTCATCTCACTTCAGTATTTCCAAGAACCAATCGACCGTGTATTACAAAAGTCTAATTTAATTGGATGA